One window from the genome of Pseudalkalibacillus hwajinpoensis encodes:
- the ruvA gene encoding Holliday junction branch migration protein RuvA, whose protein sequence is MIEYIKGTVEYIDTEYIVVESNAIGYKIYCGNPFEFQKFRNQSIQIFTHHYVREDLIALYGFPTREERLLFEKLLNVSGIGPKGAVAILATGEPDKVVSAIEMEDEKFLTKFPGVGKKTARQIILDLKGKLKGFGAPTEGLFAVDEVQEEGAHELEEALEALKALGYAEREIKKIKPKLVEETLTTDQYIKKALQLMLKQ, encoded by the coding sequence TTGATAGAATATATTAAAGGCACGGTTGAATATATTGATACAGAATACATTGTTGTAGAGTCGAATGCGATAGGATATAAAATTTATTGTGGGAATCCTTTTGAATTTCAGAAGTTCCGTAATCAATCGATTCAAATTTTTACGCATCATTACGTTAGAGAAGATCTCATTGCCCTTTATGGATTTCCAACACGGGAAGAGCGACTTTTGTTTGAGAAGCTTCTAAATGTTTCCGGTATCGGTCCTAAGGGAGCTGTGGCCATTTTAGCGACTGGTGAACCTGATAAAGTTGTGAGTGCCATTGAAATGGAAGATGAGAAATTTCTAACAAAGTTTCCTGGCGTTGGTAAGAAAACTGCCAGACAAATTATTCTAGATCTAAAAGGTAAGCTTAAAGGCTTTGGCGCTCCCACTGAGGGATTGTTTGCAGTGGATGAAGTTCAAGAAGAGGGTGCTCATGAGCTAGAAGAAGCGCTAGAAGCATTGAAAGCTCTTGGGTATGCTGAACGAGAAATTAAGAAGATTAAACCAAAGCTAGTTGAAGAAACGCTAACGACAGATCAGTATATTAAAAAAGCCCTTCAGCTTATGCTGAAGCAATAA
- a CDS encoding BofC C-terminal domain-containing protein: protein MKSLYPLLLLGVLLVLGGTSAVAYEGDGISPVTGTKTQEKGPLVVEVVLRTNYADGVSTNQSVYETIWAMEDFWSQYADWQLVDQEVGRMIFERNLEDISPASKQNGHFGLTEDGILTIFDGIPAEEKVIQTFFQIDVGKLESQRREQLMEGIPVESWYQFEDVIQSFSKIKKEEPVQ, encoded by the coding sequence ATGAAAAGCCTTTATCCACTCCTTCTATTAGGTGTACTTCTTGTTCTTGGAGGAACATCGGCCGTGGCTTATGAAGGAGATGGCATATCACCGGTTACAGGAACCAAAACTCAAGAAAAAGGACCACTAGTTGTTGAAGTTGTATTGAGAACAAATTATGCGGACGGTGTTTCAACGAACCAATCTGTATATGAAACCATATGGGCAATGGAAGACTTTTGGAGTCAATACGCTGATTGGCAACTTGTAGATCAGGAAGTAGGACGAATGATATTTGAACGGAATCTAGAAGATATTTCGCCTGCGAGTAAACAAAATGGACATTTTGGATTAACAGAGGATGGCATTCTTACGATATTTGATGGAATTCCGGCAGAAGAGAAAGTCATTCAAACATTTTTTCAAATTGATGTAGGAAAGCTAGAAAGTCAAAGAAGAGAGCAGCTTATGGAAGGAATTCCAGTAGAGTCATGGTATCAGTTTGAAGACGTCATCCAGTCTTTTTCTAAAATTAAAAAAGAAGAACCTGTCCAGTAA